One Anolis carolinensis isolate JA03-04 chromosome 5, rAnoCar3.1.pri, whole genome shotgun sequence DNA segment encodes these proteins:
- the mansc1 gene encoding MANSC domain-containing protein 1, giving the protein MSFWIAKCFAYALAVVVCVMLKESQSQVCSTEKMENITFNIKMAFSKGIQGKEPIFTSSAEACINICCLGGKIGGNKVCNYVVFNTKRKGNYPNCYLFYYPTKDIFPARQVLGLVTYRIIHEIPKPAPSTSIVFQPTVNGHFMSAEIAMLNPHSTTNPSRDSDHLQKPIASNRMETLDYSDRIDGRPQPKEDVRNVSAITTPNKISNLLPPSIVKPVQHSAPIIEAPVKLLVVTTISQTGIDAAVSSHVSAGHTATARSATAYDRNTLLVNPGSPSVFHPSAASGSSASKINHLPFSLPTKHSSLQSIHLNNEQENKDYDKPDEGPGKKHALFSGDQSILLAALLLGVILLLLVTVLVGRKMLESLQQRQYTRLDYLINGMYASM; this is encoded by the exons ATGTCTTTTTGGATTGCCAAGTGTTTTGCCTATGCGCTGGCTGTGGTGGTTTGTGTCATGCTAAAAGAATCTCAAAGCCAAGTTTGTTCAACAGAGAAGATGGAAAACATAACTTTCAATATAAAAATGGCCTTTTCTAAAGGAATCCAAGGGAAAGAGCCAATCTTTACTTCCTCTGCAGAAGCCTGTATTAATATTTGCTGTTTGGGAGGAAAAATTGGAG GCAACAAGGTGTGCAACTACGTCGTCTTTAATACCAAAAGGAAAGGCAATTATCCAAATTGCTATTTGTTTTATTATCCCACAAAGGATATTTTCCCAGCAAGACAAGTATTAGGACTAGTGACTTACAGAATAATACATG AGATTCCCAAGCCAGCTCCTTCCACATCCATAGTTTTCCAACCAACAGTTAATGGTCATTTCATGTCTGCAGAAATTGCCATGCTTAATCCTCATAGTACAACAAACCCTTCCCGTGATTCAGATCATTTGCAGAAACCCATTGCTTCAAATAGGATGGAAACCTTGGATTACTCAGATAGGATCGATGGACGTCCTCAACCAAAAGAGGACGTGAGAAATGTTTCAGCGattacaacaccaaataaaattaGCAACCTGTTGCCACCAAGCATTGTTAAGCCTGTTCAACACTCTGCTCCAATTATAGAGGCTCCAGTTAAGCTGCTAGTAGTGACCACTATCAGTCAGACTGGTATCGATGCTGCTGTAAGTTCACATGTATCTGCTGGCCATACTGCAACTGCCAGGTCTGCAACAGCTTATGATAGAAATACACTTTTGGTAAATCCAGGAAGCCCCAGCGTTTTCCATCCTTCAGCCGCTTCTGGATCTAGTGCCAGCAAGATCAACCATTTGCCATTCAGTCTACCCACGAAACATTCTTCTTTACAATCCATTCATCTTAATAATGAACAGGAAAATAAAGACTATGATAAGCCTGATGAAGGTCCAGGCAAGAAGCATGCCCTTTTCTCTGGTGACCAAAGTATACTTCTTGCCGCATTGCTTTTGGGGGTGATACTCTTGCTCTTGGTTACAGTGCTGGTAGGGAGAAAGATGCTTGAATCCCTTCAGCAAAGGCAATACACTAGGCTGGACTACTTGATCAATGGTATGTATGCCAGCATGTGA